In the genome of Mercurialis annua linkage group LG8, ddMerAnnu1.2, whole genome shotgun sequence, the window aaaataaacttcgTGCATACAACTgagacattttaaaatttatgattaaattaaaaaaacagatacagtttataaatttttataacattactccattttattttgtttattaggGAACAATTTCAATTGAAAGTATAATCCTAGACATGTCAAAAGTTCGAGATATTGAACTAAGTTCTAGTGCATTTGAGAGGATGAGCAaacttaaattcataaaattctACGGCCCTTGTTACGAAGAAGGAATTTCTAATTATCAACAAAACAAAATCTTTGATCCATGTGGAAATATAAACATCTCTCTCTCAAGAGAGCTCCGGTTTTTACCAAATGACCTAAGATATTTGTATTGGCATAAATACCCTTCAAAACATCTGCCCATGAATTTTCTCCCACAAAATCTTGTTCACCTTCATTTGATGTATAGCCAGATTCAACAACTTGGCGACAAAAATCAGgtaaactttaattattattatctttgtGTAGATGGTTTTGTCCAGTATTTTTGGATGTTAAACTCCCTGAATCACTCAAATCTCAGGAAATCTTAAAAAGGTTTTCTTACAAAatagtcactgaactatactttttattataaaagggttcacccatataaaacgacgtaaaaatgtaatatttttgcttacgtggcaagctaAAATTATAAAAGGAAACATAGTTTAATgacctttttttaataaaaggtataatccatgacttttttataattcacgaaaaatttaatattcttttcgtaacaacagaaatatttttgtaataaaaggtatatttcagtgaccattttgtaagaaaattgactttagtgatttttttttaaatttcatgaGATTTGAGTGATATAGGAAGTTTAGTATACAGTATTCTTCTTAATCTCCAATTTCTCATTTATCTTTGCAGTGTCTCGTAAATTTGAGATTCATGGATCTCAGCTATTCTATGGATCTACTGAAAATACCAGACTTGTCCGAATTACCTAAACTTGAAATTTTACGTTTGAGAGGTTGTGCAAGTTTGGTTGAGATTTTTTCATCTAATCAACTTGATAGCAAGCTTTCACATATCGATCTTGGACATTGCAAAAGGCTCGACATTATTCCAAGTTTTCTtcatttgaaaaatcttaattttCTATCTCTTGAAGGTTGTTCAAATATCAATGAGTTTCCAAAAGTTCCTAGGAATATAAAACATCTTGTCTTAAATAGAACTGCAATAGAACTAGTTCCTTTCTCAGTCGGGCGACACACTTTACTCACTAAGTTATCTCTGAAAAAATGTACAAGGATCAAACTTCTTCCAAACTGTACGGCTGAGTTGAAATGTCTTAAAGATCTTAATCTTAATGGATGCTCACAACTAGAAAGTCTTCCAGATAACATTGGTAAGTTGAAGTGTCTAAAATATCTTTGGCTTAACAAATGCTCAAAGCTTATGAATCTTCCAGATGGCATCTGCAACTTAAAGTCTCTTAAAGAACTTAGTGTAAAACGGTGTCAACATCTTAAAGAATTACCAGAGAACTTGGGAGCTTTAGAATCTCTGAAGAGGCTTTATGCAAGCAAAAGTGGTATAAAAAGGATACCACCCTCCATCAATGGCTTGACCAAACTTGTTGAGTTTGAATGCGATGGATGTGAAGGATTGGTATTAACTCCTTTCACTGGTTTGTCCTCTCTAGTGCATCTTTCTCTACAAGATTGTGGCATGATAGAATTTCCGAGCAATATTTCCTCTTTAATTTCATTACGTGCATTGACTTTAAATGGAAATAATTTGGAGATGCTGTCTACGAGCTTCAAAAAACTTTCTAAGTTGCAATATCTAGATTTAAGGAACTGTAAGAGGCTTAAATGTTTATATGATCTTCCATCCGCCCTAGAATACTTACTTTTAAATAACTGCACATTGCTAGAACTACTGCCATCATCTGTCACAAAAGGAAATATGACTTCCTTATGGTGCCTTGATGCTACTAATTGTGCTAATTTGGATCAGAATGAGTGCATATCGATCGCAAATAGTATGTTGTTGAGATTGGAAATCCTTTTGCCACGGCTGAAAAGCTTTTCGAATTATATTTCTCAGGTTTACCTCTCTCTCATATATTCTTTGTCcttgtgttttttaaaaaaaaaacgcatGATTCATTATTTCTTGCAGATTATGGTTCAACACAATGTTAGAGTTTGTACATATGATACTGGGCTGCACTTTTCTGGTGGTCAAGTTCTACCAAAATTGATGCATCAAAATAACAACGGTTCATCTTTGCTATTGTCATTGATACCAGGGTCCCATGACTTTATGGTTCTTGCTGTTTGTGCAGTTGTTGCATTCATAGATACACCTTCTGAAGATTGTGATTCTGATCACTGTTCAATGCGCATAAAATGTGAATGTAGATTCATGGCCGATTCTGGACATACCCTTTGTTTTGAAATAGTAGACCCGGATTATCCTTTCCTAAAGAAATCGTGGGACAAGGTTCTTGGATCAGAACACACTTCCTTGTGGTGTTCATCTGTTCTTTTCACACAATCAAAATACAGTTTCAATAATGcctcttttcaattttaccctgtaTTCTACCATGAAGGCCAAAGCCACGTAATCTCTACTGCAGTGGTAATCAAGTGTGGAGTTCATATATTATATGATGATAATCACATTGGCCCCCTTACACTTGAAGATAACTTTGCCCCCCTTGATGTACCTATGGCATGGGGGAGTTTCTGCATCAAACCATCGTATAGTGTCCGAATCACagaggatgatgaagaagaaggacTAAGTAGCAGCTACTAGTCATACAAAAAGGCAcggtttttcatttttattatttttggtaaGCTCATGATAATGCTGGTTTATACAGTTTTCCTAGAATAAGAACTTGTATCGTAATTTAAAAAGTCACTGGTAAATTTCATTATTCAtggtatttataaattaaaattatttgagtTTGACTCATTcaattgtttatattttaaaggGTTAGTCtcaataaaattgtaaatatttgcagattttgtcagttataactaaattttctaaaattggctaatttagcccattttataatatttaaacattttctaACCATTCGTGATTGAACTGAAAAACTTACTACCTCATCGGCCACATTGCTGCCAACTCAGCATAAGTCATTGAGTGAAGCTGAATTGACAGTATCTATAAATCTAACCAAATTAAGA includes:
- the LOC126660324 gene encoding disease resistance protein RUN1-like, coding for MSKVRDIELSSSAFERMSKLKFIKFYGPCYEEGISNYQQNKIFDPCGNINISLSRELRFLPNDLRYLYWHKYPSKHLPMNFLPQNLVHLHLMYSQIQQLGDKNQCLVNLRFMDLSYSMDLLKIPDLSELPKLEILRLRGCASLVEIFSSNQLDSKLSHIDLGHCKRLDIIPSFLHLKNLNFLSLEGCSNINEFPKVPRNIKHLVLNRTAIELVPFSVGRHTLLTKLSLKKCTRIKLLPNCTAELKCLKDLNLNGCSQLESLPDNIGKLKCLKYLWLNKCSKLMNLPDGICNLKSLKELSVKRCQHLKELPENLGALESLKRLYASKSGIKRIPPSINGLTKLVEFECDGCEGLVLTPFTGLSSLVHLSLQDCGMIEFPSNISSLISLRALTLNGNNLEMLSTSFKKLSKLQYLDLRNCKRLKCLYDLPSALEYLLLNNCTLLELLPSSVTKGNMTSLWCLDATNCANLDQNECISIANSMLLRLEILLPRLKSFSNYISQIMVQHNVRVCTYDTGLHFSGGQVLPKLMHQNNNGSSLLLSLIPGSHDFMVLAVCAVVAFIDTPSEDCDSDHCSMRIKCECRFMADSGHTLCFEIVDPDYPFLKKSWDKVLGSEHTSLWCSSVLFTQSKYSFNNASFQFYPVFYHEGQSHVISTAVVIKCGVHILYDDNHIGPLTLEDNFAPLDVPMAWGSFCIKPSYSVRITEDDEEEGLSSSY